The Abditibacteriota bacterium genome includes a region encoding these proteins:
- a CDS encoding GDP-mannose 4,6-dehydratase, whose protein sequence is PNNLMPYISKVAVGELARLNVFGNDYRTHDGTGVRDYIHVMDLAEGHLRALEHISGKSGVHIYNLGTGNGYSVLDMVKAFEKATGQRVPYVIAPRRPGDVDACYADPSKAERELGFRARYTIEDMCRDTWRWQSANPMGYKTEKK, encoded by the coding sequence CCCAACAACCTGATGCCCTATATCAGCAAGGTGGCCGTGGGCGAGCTTGCCCGCCTCAACGTATTCGGCAACGACTACCGGACCCATGACGGCACCGGCGTCCGGGACTATATACACGTGATGGACCTGGCAGAGGGGCATCTCCGCGCCCTGGAGCATATATCCGGCAAGAGCGGCGTGCATATATACAACCTGGGCACGGGCAACGGCTACTCGGTGCTGGATATGGTAAAGGCCTTCGAAAAGGCTACCGGGCAAAGGGTGCCCTACGTCATCGCTCCCAGACGGCCCGGGGACGTGGACGCCTGCTATGCCGACCCCTCCAAGGCAGAGAGAGAGCTGGGCTTCAGGGCCCGTTATACGATCGAGGATATGTGCCGGGACACCTGGCGCTGGCAGTCTGCCAATCCCATGGGTTATAAAACGGAGAAAAAATGA